Proteins found in one Crassostrea angulata isolate pt1a10 chromosome 3, ASM2561291v2, whole genome shotgun sequence genomic segment:
- the LOC128175980 gene encoding arylsulfatase B-like isoform X1: METFASFITCSIFVHFLLCVSAKPPHILFIVADDLGWNDVGFRNPDVLTPNIDKLARSGMILNSSYVMPVCTPSRNSFMTGHYAFKSGLQHLAINPQQATCAPLNYTFLPQKLKELGYATHAIGKWHLGFCKWECTPTYRGFDTFFGFYNGQEDYYTLSVAGGKDFRDNKVPVNATGEYSTFLYSRRAESIIKEHDASKPIYMYLPFQSVHAPLQVPNRYTDMYTNVHTKSRRTYMGMVTAMDEAIGNITKALKTKGIFNDTLIIFTTDNGGAVKFAGNNYPLRGGKATLFEGGTRATAFVTGAGIQKFNYEYSGLIHAVDWMPTVLSAAGGTADSKLDGIDQWDSLRTARESKRNEFIYNIDDFRPEIGGHAAIRIGDYKLIDGYPGLHQGWYKPDHVGYDLNEDVSTNCMRPFFDKMMLFNLQDDPNEHVDLSRKHPDIVKKLKSRLEYYHNQIVPANFPKNSASSAPTSYGGFWSPGWC; the protein is encoded by the exons ATGGAGACATTTGCCTCATTTATCACCTGTAGCATCTTCGTCCATTTTCTTTTGTGTGTCTCAGCCAAACCACCACATATTCTTTTCATCGTAGCAGACGATCTTG GTTGGAACGATGTCGGATTTCGGAACCCCGATGTCCTCACCCCAAACATCGATAAATTGGCGCGCAGTGGGATGATCCTGAATTCATCCTACGTAATGCCAGTCTGCACACC ATCAAGGAATTCATTCATGACAGGTCATTATGCCTTTAAATCTGGATTACAG CATCTTGCGATTAATCCACAACAAGCCACTTGTGCCCCTCTAAACTATACATTTTTACCTCAGAAGTTGAAGGAACTTGGTTATGCTACTCATGCAATTGGAAA GTGGCATTTGGGATTTTGTAAATGGGAGTGTACCCCTACATATCGAGGATTTGACACAttctttggattttacaatGGCCAAGAAGACTACTATACTCTCAGTGTCG CTGGAGGTAAAGATTTCAGAGACAATAAAGTACCTGTAAACGCAACAGGTGAATACTCCACA TTTTTGTATTCCCGGAGAGCAGAGTCAATTATTAAGGAGCATGATGCATCCAAaccgatatacatgtacttaccttTCCAATCTGTACACGCACCCCTTCAG GTCCCTAATAGGTATACTGACATGTACACCAATGTACATACCAAAAGCCGCCGGACTTACATGG GTATGGTAACTGCAATGGATGAAGCTATCGGCAACATTACAAAAGCTCTAAAGACCAAAGGAATTTTTAATGATACTCTTATTATTTTTACTACTGAT AATGGTGGTGCTGTTAAGTTTGCTGGAAATAACTACCCTTTGAGGGGTGGAAAGGCCACCTTGTTTGAGGGAGGAACTAGAGCTACTGCTTTTGTGACCGGGGCAGGAATACAAAAGTTTAACTATGAATATTCAGG ATTAATTCATGCAGTAGATTGGATGCCAACTGTGCTTAGCGCCGCAGGAGGAACAGCAG aCTCGAAATTAGATGGTATTGATCAGTGGGATAGTCTTCGAACAGCACGAGAATCGAAAAGAAACGAGTTTATCTACAACATTGACGACTTTAGGCCAGAGATTGGTGGCCATGCAGCCATAAG GATAGGTGACTATAAGTTGATTGATGGTTATCCTGGGCTCCACCAAGGTTGGTACAAGCCAGATCATGTAGGCTATGACCTGAACGAAGATGTTTCGACAAACTGCATGCGCCCTTTTTTCGACAAAATGATGCTCTTTAACTTGCAGG acgACCCTAATGAACATGTCGATTTATCCAGGAAGCACCCAGATATAGTGAAAAAATTGAAGTCGAGACTCGAGTACTATCATAATCAAATTGTTCCTGCAAATTTCCCTAAGAATTCGGCATCGTCAGCCCCAACCAGTTACGGAGGATTTTGGTCTCCAGGATGGTGTTAA
- the LOC128175980 gene encoding arylsulfatase B-like isoform X2, whose translation METSVSVFVFCIFIHFLPYVSAKPPHILFIVADDYGWNDVGFRNPSVLTPNIDKLARSGMILNSSYVMPVCTPSRNSFMTGQYAFKSGLQHIVILPQQATCAPLNNTFLPQKLKELGYATHAIGKWHLGFCKWECTPTYRGFDTFYGYYNGAEDYYNLSIAGGKDFRDNRTPVNATGEYSTILYARRAESIIKDHDASKPMYMYLPFQSVHEPLQVPQKYSDMYSKVHTESRRTYLGMVTAMDEAIGNITKALKTKGMFDDTLIVFTADNGGWITYAGNNYPLRGGKTTVFEGGTRATAFVSGAGIQKSNYVYPGMIHAVDWMPTVLSAAGGTPDPTLDGIDQWDSLRTAGESKRTEFIYNIDDLRPEICGHAAIRIGDYKLIDGYPGAYQDWYKPDQVVSDLYENVSLNDTRPFFDKMMLFNLKDDPNEHVDLSKKHPDIVKKLKSRLDVDSKLDGIDQWDSLRTARESKRNEFIYNIDDFRPEIGGHAAIRIGDYKLIDGYPGLHQGWYKPDHVGYDLNEDVSTNCMRPFFDKMMLFNLQDDPNEHVDLSRKHPDIVKKLKSRLEYYHNQIVPANFPKNSASSAPTSYGGFWSPGWC comes from the exons ATGGAGACATCAGTCTCAGTATTCGTCTTTTGCAtcttcattcattttcttccgTATGTCTCGGCCAAACCGCCACATATTCTTTTCATCGTGGCAGACGACTATG GTTGGAACGATGTTGGATTTCGCAACCCTAGTGTCCTCACCCCAAATATCGATAAATTGGCTCGCAGTGGGATGATCCTGAATTCATCTTACGTAATGCCAGTCTGCACACC atCAAGAAATTCATTTATGACCGGTCAATATGcctttaaatcaggattacag CATATTGTGATCTTACCACAACAAGCCACTTGTGCCCCTCTTAACAATACATTTTTACCTCAGAAGTTGAAGGAACTTGGGTACGCAACTCATGCGATTGGAAA GTGGCATTTGGGATTTTGTAAGTGGGAGTGTACCCCTACGTATCGAGGATTTGACACATTCTACGGATATTACAACGGCGCAGAGGACTACTACAATCTCAGTATCG CTGGAGGTAAAGACTTCAGAGACAATAGAACACCTGTTAACGCAACAGGTGAATACTCCACG ATTTTGTATGCCAGGCGAGCAGAGTCCATAATTAAAGACCACGATGCATCTAaacctatgtacatgtatttacctttCCAATCAGTACACGAACCCCTTCAG GTCCCTCAGAAGTATAGCGACATGTACTCTAAGGTACATACAGAATCCCGCCGGACCTACCTAG GAATGGTAACTGCAATGGATGAAGCTATCGGCAACATTACAAAAGCTCTAAAGACAAAGGGAATGTTCGACGACACTCTCATAGTATTTACTGCCGAT AATGGAGGTTGGATTACATACGCTGGGAATAATTACCCTTTAAGGGGTGGAAAGACCACTGTGTTTGAAGGAGGAACTAGAGCAACTGCTTTTGTTTCCGGGGCAGGGATTCAAAAGTCAAACTATGTTTATCCAGG aATGATTCATGCAGTAGATTGGATGCCAACAGTGCTAAGCGCCGCAGGAGGAACGCCAG accCGACATTGGATGGCATCGATCAGTGGGATAGTCTACGAACAGCAGGGGAATCAAAACGAACCGAGTTTATCTACAACATCGACGATTTAAGGCCGGAGATCTGTGGTCATGCTGCCATTAG GATTGGTGACTACAAGTTGATCGATGGTTATCCTGGGGCCTACCAAGACTGGTACAAGCCAGACCAAGTCGTGTCTGACTTGTATGAAAATGTATCTTTAAACGACACGCGTCCTTTTTTCGAcaaaatgatgctttttaaTCTTAAAG ACGATCCTAACGAACATGTCGATTTATCCAAGAAGCACCCAGATATAGTTAAAAAACTGAAGTCGAGACTCGA TGTgg aCTCGAAATTAGATGGTATTGATCAGTGGGATAGTCTTCGAACAGCACGAGAATCGAAAAGAAACGAGTTTATCTACAACATTGACGACTTTAGGCCAGAGATTGGTGGCCATGCAGCCATAAG GATAGGTGACTATAAGTTGATTGATGGTTATCCTGGGCTCCACCAAGGTTGGTACAAGCCAGATCATGTAGGCTATGACCTGAACGAAGATGTTTCGACAAACTGCATGCGCCCTTTTTTCGACAAAATGATGCTCTTTAACTTGCAGG acgACCCTAATGAACATGTCGATTTATCCAGGAAGCACCCAGATATAGTGAAAAAATTGAAGTCGAGACTCGAGTACTATCATAATCAAATTGTTCCTGCAAATTTCCCTAAGAATTCGGCATCGTCAGCCCCAACCAGTTACGGAGGATTTTGGTCTCCAGGATGGTGTTAA